One stretch of Streptomyces sp. 135 DNA includes these proteins:
- a CDS encoding aminoacyl-tRNA hydrolase, producing the protein MSSDETTTTPASGTPGTSDAPDSPFRHASTARDEAPQFVLPLVARIERAALPARTDALETAARAVLVILGDERSTGDGEWARAMRDWQDARIRKVVRRARGAEWRRAEALPGITVTGKSAEVRVFPPVPLDGWPKDLARLQVSGTDLDDPEPPAGADPTHPVLWMSPDVAMSAGKAMAQAGHGAQLAWWELSAEDRTAWRDAGFPLSVRTPGPAHWRELTASGLPVVRDAGFTEIAPGSCTVVADHPALRRARP; encoded by the coding sequence GTGAGCAGCGACGAGACGACCACCACCCCCGCTTCCGGCACCCCGGGCACCTCCGACGCCCCCGACAGCCCCTTCCGTCACGCGAGCACCGCGCGTGACGAGGCCCCGCAGTTCGTGCTGCCCCTCGTCGCCCGCATCGAGCGCGCCGCTCTCCCGGCCCGCACGGACGCCCTGGAGACCGCCGCCCGCGCGGTCCTCGTGATCCTTGGCGACGAGCGCTCCACCGGGGACGGCGAGTGGGCGCGGGCGATGCGCGACTGGCAGGACGCCCGCATCCGCAAGGTGGTGCGCCGGGCGCGCGGCGCCGAGTGGCGCAGGGCCGAGGCGCTGCCCGGCATCACGGTCACCGGCAAGTCGGCGGAGGTCCGCGTCTTCCCGCCGGTGCCGCTGGACGGCTGGCCCAAGGACCTGGCCCGCCTCCAGGTCTCCGGCACGGACCTGGACGACCCGGAGCCCCCGGCCGGCGCCGACCCGACGCACCCCGTCCTGTGGATGAGCCCCGACGTCGCGATGTCGGCGGGCAAGGCCATGGCCCAGGCGGGCCACGGCGCCCAACTGGCCTGGTGGGAGCTGTCGGCCGAGGACCGCACCGCCTGGCGCGACGCCGGTTTCCCGCTCTCCGTGCGCACGCCCGGCCCCGCCCACTGGCGCGAACTCACCGCGAGCGGCCTGCCGGTGGTCCGTGACGCGGGCTTCACG
- a CDS encoding ATP-binding cassette domain-containing protein — MERDLAVRLGGVGRRYGVRGPWVLRGVDLGIGAGTLVRVEGANGSGKSTLLRILAGIDAPSEGRVSGRPRTAFVPERFPAAMPFTALGYLTHMARVHGLARGAAERSAEQWLERFGAGGFLRTPLSHLSKGSSQKVAVAQALVAAPDLLVLDEAWTGLDTAARAELDRAVAERTAAGGSVVFVDHDPRRLAGAVEEAYAVDGTAVKRRTPGGTAPTAGDRESAMRRGPTVVIVTRGPHGAELPGPVAAVAVETTADAHAQASSYEGASYEATDAPAAGRITRLMVPESHSDLVLRELLTARPPWHVVTVERAPVVPGPAPAPEADGRAHR, encoded by the coding sequence ATGGAACGTGATCTCGCGGTGCGGCTCGGCGGGGTGGGCCGGCGCTATGGCGTGCGGGGCCCGTGGGTGCTGCGCGGCGTCGACCTCGGCATCGGCGCGGGCACGCTGGTACGCGTGGAAGGCGCCAACGGCAGTGGGAAGTCGACCCTGTTGAGGATCCTCGCCGGTATCGACGCCCCCTCGGAGGGGCGGGTGAGCGGACGTCCGCGCACGGCGTTCGTACCGGAACGCTTCCCCGCCGCGATGCCGTTCACCGCGCTCGGCTACCTCACGCACATGGCCCGCGTGCACGGCCTCGCGCGGGGCGCGGCGGAGCGGAGCGCGGAGCAGTGGCTGGAGCGCTTCGGCGCGGGCGGCTTCCTGCGGACGCCCCTCTCGCACCTGTCCAAGGGCAGCAGCCAGAAGGTCGCCGTGGCCCAGGCCCTGGTGGCAGCCCCCGACCTGCTGGTGCTCGACGAGGCGTGGACCGGCCTGGACACCGCCGCCCGCGCGGAACTGGACCGCGCGGTGGCCGAGCGCACGGCCGCGGGCGGCTCCGTCGTCTTCGTCGACCACGACCCGCGCCGCCTCGCGGGTGCGGTCGAGGAGGCGTACGCGGTGGACGGGACGGCGGTGAAACGACGTACGCCCGGCGGGACGGCACCAACGGCCGGGGACCGGGAGTCCGCGATGCGGCGCGGCCCCACGGTCGTCATCGTCACGCGCGGCCCGCACGGCGCGGAGCTGCCGGGGCCGGTCGCCGCGGTGGCGGTGGAGACGACGGCCGACGCGCACGCCCAGGCTTCTTCGTACGAGGGGGCTTCGTACGAGGCGACTGACGCTCCGGCGGCCGGGAGGATCACGCGGCTCATGGTCCCGGAGAGCCACTCGGACCTCGTCCTGCGGGAACTGCTGACGGCGCGGCCGCCCTGGCACGTGGTGACGGTGGAACGCGCGCCGGTGGTCCCCGGCCCGGCCCCGGCCCCTGAGGCTGACGGGCGGGCCCACCGATGA